A single window of Sphingomonas sp. IW22 DNA harbors:
- a CDS encoding response regulator: MNDRPKMLIVEDNPDDLDLLKRAIRKSSVHVECEIATDGDAAVSALERAGAVEGRTPRVVLLDLKLPRRSGFEVLEWMRSDVAVRRVPVVILTSSDNSDDLARAYDLGANSYLVKPVSPAALSAMVEQIDAYWLRLNNVA, from the coding sequence ATGAACGATCGTCCGAAGATGCTGATCGTCGAAGATAATCCGGACGATCTCGACCTGCTGAAGCGGGCAATCCGGAAGTCATCGGTCCACGTCGAGTGCGAGATCGCAACCGATGGGGACGCTGCCGTCTCGGCACTTGAGCGAGCCGGCGCGGTGGAAGGCCGCACGCCGCGAGTGGTGCTGCTTGATCTGAAGCTGCCACGACGCTCGGGCTTTGAAGTGCTTGAATGGATGCGGTCTGATGTAGCTGTGCGCCGCGTGCCCGTGGTCATCCTGACCTCTTCCGACAATAGCGACGATCTGGCGCGCGCATATGATCTTGGCGCCAACTCGTATTTGGTGAAACCGGTTTCTCCCGCTGCCTTAAGCGCAATGGTCGAGCAGATCGATGCGTATTGGTTGCGGCTGAACAACGTGGCCTGA
- a CDS encoding sensor histidine kinase: MRSLKHPGHTVQPWWIASAWACVALAWGPAAALAAAARPSASAFIVATAFCFATFVPWAISTRWLFRLCRRYPLGEGRDASSTVALLLAGVAVIPLLTMVVPAMQAVVAMLVPSLLGAPQSLPDLVRRTLVTSLFAVPTYVAVIAVGQTLVWAERARDQEARSARAELRALRAELSPHFLMNALGSIAQMAHGSADRAEAALSALANVLRSGLATEDELHTLADELGAVDEHLLLYRELDGLLEYQREVGDGLWQRQVPSRILIPLVENALTHGDPLPDGRRQIDLRVTGGPMSTRIEIGNPAPAVPRPSKGLNSGIEQVRQRLAILYQDRSRLSAERNGAWFSVTLEVPDV, encoded by the coding sequence ATGCGTTCGCTGAAGCATCCCGGTCATACCGTGCAGCCCTGGTGGATTGCCTCTGCCTGGGCATGTGTAGCGCTTGCGTGGGGACCGGCAGCCGCGCTTGCAGCCGCTGCCCGGCCGAGCGCGAGTGCATTTATCGTGGCGACGGCATTTTGCTTCGCCACCTTCGTACCGTGGGCGATTTCGACCCGGTGGCTGTTCCGGCTATGCCGACGCTATCCCCTGGGCGAGGGCCGCGATGCATCCTCGACGGTCGCATTGTTGCTGGCCGGCGTGGCGGTCATCCCGCTGCTGACGATGGTGGTGCCCGCAATGCAGGCCGTTGTCGCGATGCTGGTGCCGTCGTTGCTCGGGGCGCCGCAGTCGCTGCCCGACCTGGTCCGCCGAACGCTGGTTACGTCGCTATTCGCTGTGCCGACCTATGTCGCGGTAATCGCGGTCGGCCAGACCCTGGTCTGGGCGGAGCGCGCGCGCGATCAGGAGGCGCGGTCGGCCCGTGCCGAGCTTCGCGCCCTGCGTGCGGAGTTGAGCCCGCATTTCCTGATGAACGCGCTGGGTTCGATTGCACAGATGGCACATGGTTCTGCCGACCGTGCCGAGGCGGCGTTGTCGGCGCTGGCCAATGTCTTGCGCAGTGGCTTGGCCACAGAGGACGAGCTCCACACGCTGGCCGACGAACTGGGTGCGGTCGATGAGCATCTGCTGCTGTACCGCGAACTGGACGGGTTGCTGGAGTATCAGCGGGAGGTGGGCGATGGCCTTTGGCAGCGGCAAGTGCCGTCGCGCATCCTGATCCCGCTGGTCGAAAATGCGCTGACGCACGGCGATCCGCTGCCGGACGGCCGGCGGCAGATCGACCTTCGGGTGACAGGCGGGCCGATGTCGACGCGCATCGAGATCGGCAACCCTGCCCCGGCGGTTCCGCGCCCGTCCAAGGGACTGAATTCCGGCATCGAACAGGTGCGGCAGCGGTTGGCGATCCTGTATCAGGACCGGTCCCGATTGTCGGCGGAGCGCAACGGGGCGTGGTTCAGCGTCACGCTGGAGGTGCCGGATGTCTGA
- a CDS encoding response regulator: MSLTNCRILVVEDEFMVAHDLQLELEEAGAVILGPEASIRGALKRIDDESRIDAVVLDINLEGKLSFVVADAMKAKQIPFIFASGYEDEALSSRYPNVINCRKPFVTRDLLESLIRCLNGVIKD, from the coding sequence TTGTCGCTCACGAACTGCCGGATTTTGGTCGTTGAGGACGAGTTCATGGTCGCGCATGACCTTCAGTTGGAACTGGAGGAGGCTGGGGCGGTGATTCTTGGACCCGAGGCATCTATTAGAGGCGCGTTGAAGCGGATCGATGATGAGTCGAGAATTGATGCCGTTGTACTGGACATCAACCTTGAGGGGAAACTATCATTCGTCGTCGCCGATGCTATGAAGGCGAAGCAAATTCCGTTCATATTCGCAAGCGGATACGAGGATGAGGCGCTTTCGTCTCGCTATCCTAATGTGATCAATTGCCGAAAGCCTTTTGTAACTCGTGATCTGTTGGAATCGCTAATAAGGTGTTTGAACGGCGTGATTAAAGATTGA
- a CDS encoding LytR/AlgR family response regulator transcription factor, with translation MSDLTVLAVEDNALARAALLRLLKTHAGIGEIIDAASLREAREYAAARPFDVVFLDVCLPDGTGTEFGSELAARPAPPALIYLTADPGAAVEAFRQGAFDYLLKPVAAPELARALGRVRQARHGAPPAPIEIRDGASTRFIAPELIAAVESAGHYQCLHAGGEVHLVRQPIAVLLARLGPGFVRVHRSVVVRASQVAALETRRNGDGEIELAGGKRVRFSRSYRGDLEAALGAR, from the coding sequence ATGTCTGATCTGACGGTGCTGGCGGTCGAGGACAATGCGTTGGCGCGCGCCGCGTTGCTGCGCTTGCTGAAAACGCATGCCGGGATCGGCGAAATCATCGATGCCGCGTCGCTGCGCGAGGCACGAGAATACGCAGCAGCAAGACCGTTCGACGTCGTGTTCCTCGATGTCTGCCTGCCCGATGGAACGGGAACCGAGTTCGGCAGCGAACTGGCCGCACGTCCCGCGCCACCGGCGCTGATCTATCTGACCGCCGACCCCGGAGCCGCGGTCGAGGCATTTCGGCAGGGGGCGTTCGATTATTTGCTGAAGCCGGTAGCTGCGCCCGAACTGGCAAGGGCGCTGGGACGCGTCCGCCAGGCACGGCATGGTGCACCGCCTGCTCCTATCGAAATCCGCGACGGCGCATCGACGCGCTTCATCGCGCCCGAACTGATCGCCGCGGTCGAAAGTGCCGGACACTATCAGTGCCTTCATGCCGGGGGCGAGGTTCACCTGGTGCGTCAGCCGATCGCGGTACTGCTGGCACGACTCGGCCCTGGATTCGTCCGCGTCCACCGATCGGTGGTCGTACGCGCGAGCCAGGTCGCTGCGCTGGAGACAAGGCGAAACGGCGACGGCGAGATCGAGTTGGCGGGCGGCAAGCGGGTGCGGTTCAGCCGCTCGTATCGCGGCGACCTGGAAGCGGCGCTGGGCGCGCGCTGA
- a CDS encoding DUF5597 domain-containing protein: MRSLFTALALIVTGLTNPCAAIAQAQSSAAPHLERRGEATQLIVDGKPYLLLGGETRNSSSSDLAFMAPIWPKLKSMNLNTVLVPVAWETIEPEEGRFDFSNVDGLLKGARENDLRIVILWFGAWKNTYSSYVPAWVKRDQDRFPRVQTSDGRGTERLSPFSSTSRDADARAFAQLMRHIRKVDGTQHTVLMMQVENEVGIIPESRDHSPAAEAAFKGQVPDALMRHLSERRTMLHPELRTAWEAAGAHTTGTWQEVFGDTSMTDSLFMSWAYATFIEKVTAAGKAEHALPMFTNAALIRPNYEPGQYNSGGPLPFAIDIYKAGAPSLDFLAPDIYFEDYVNWSSQYARRDNPLLVPEARGGAAGAANALFSYGTLKAIGFSPFGIDGQGVVLQGDASIGLSAAGDGDPAMAALYGQLAPLAPMILQKQADGQITTVIMEGGAQRAGRGRIGDYIVNMSRAGGPKGDVDQMSRIAAMFMQTAANEFIVVGSGDSQLSFTTDRPGAPIVGIESIDEQLFRDGRMVTGRRLNGDETGQGQSLRLFSGDAANRKVYRVRLYRYR, from the coding sequence ATGCGTAGCCTGTTTACCGCACTTGCCTTGATCGTAACCGGCCTGACAAATCCATGCGCGGCGATCGCACAGGCACAGTCCTCGGCCGCACCTCATCTGGAGCGGCGGGGCGAAGCGACGCAGCTCATCGTTGACGGCAAACCCTATCTGCTGCTGGGCGGTGAGACGCGGAACTCCAGCAGCAGCGATTTGGCCTTCATGGCGCCGATCTGGCCCAAGCTGAAGTCGATGAACCTTAATACCGTTCTCGTTCCCGTTGCTTGGGAAACGATCGAGCCGGAGGAAGGTCGATTCGACTTCAGCAATGTCGACGGGCTGCTAAAGGGCGCGCGCGAAAATGACTTGCGCATCGTCATCCTCTGGTTCGGCGCATGGAAGAACACTTATTCCAGCTACGTCCCGGCATGGGTGAAGCGTGATCAAGACCGCTTCCCCCGCGTACAGACCAGCGATGGTCGAGGGACCGAACGGCTATCGCCGTTCTCGTCAACCTCGCGCGACGCCGATGCCCGTGCCTTTGCTCAGCTCATGCGCCATATCCGCAAGGTCGACGGCACACAGCACACGGTGTTGATGATGCAGGTCGAGAACGAAGTCGGCATCATCCCGGAATCGCGCGATCATTCGCCTGCAGCCGAAGCAGCCTTCAAGGGCCAGGTGCCCGATGCGTTGATGCGCCACCTCTCTGAACGCCGCACGATGCTGCATCCGGAGCTTCGAACCGCCTGGGAAGCCGCAGGCGCGCATACGACCGGAACGTGGCAGGAGGTATTTGGCGACACCAGCATGACCGATTCGCTGTTCATGTCCTGGGCCTATGCCACTTTCATCGAAAAAGTGACCGCCGCCGGGAAGGCGGAACATGCGCTGCCGATGTTCACCAACGCCGCGCTCATTCGGCCGAACTACGAGCCCGGACAGTATAATTCTGGCGGACCGCTGCCTTTCGCGATCGACATATACAAGGCCGGCGCGCCATCGCTGGATTTTCTCGCGCCCGACATTTATTTCGAGGATTACGTAAACTGGTCGTCGCAATATGCCCGTCGCGACAATCCGTTGCTTGTCCCTGAGGCGCGGGGTGGAGCAGCCGGTGCGGCCAACGCACTCTTCAGCTACGGCACGCTTAAGGCGATTGGCTTCTCGCCCTTTGGTATCGATGGTCAGGGCGTGGTGCTTCAGGGCGACGCCAGCATCGGGCTCAGCGCCGCCGGCGACGGGGACCCGGCAATGGCCGCGCTCTACGGACAACTTGCGCCCCTTGCTCCGATGATCCTTCAGAAACAGGCGGACGGCCAGATCACCACCGTCATCATGGAGGGCGGCGCACAACGCGCTGGTCGCGGTCGGATTGGCGACTACATCGTGAATATGAGCCGGGCGGGCGGCCCCAAGGGAGATGTCGATCAGATGAGCCGCATCGCCGCGATGTTCATGCAGACAGCGGCAAACGAGTTCATCGTCGTTGGCAGCGGCGATTCGCAGCTTAGCTTCACTACCGATCGCCCCGGTGCGCCGATCGTCGGGATCGAGAGTATCGACGAACAGCTTTTTAGGGACGGCCGGATGGTGACCGGCCGGCGCCTCAACGGCGATGAAACCGGTCAAGGTCAGTCGCTGCGCCTATTTTCCGGGGATGCCGCCAACCGGAAGGTCTATC
- a CDS encoding PAS domain S-box protein, whose translation MFRKQLATRAFQAGESHSAIGVLNRKARERGPSSEGAFYLLDFRPAVKEAMGRARSEGHVLEIADMVKRQRMLADLGEFATRAEDLDEVLVEVCRLVAEALGTGRAWVFEIQEDGHELFLRARAGWTKDVSGHVHLSSPERLPKTYWNDVPEPLICRDIAEEAGLGFAEFVKQAGAVAFANVPILVPGWRPYGILQVDAVRPCDFQDGDTQFLRICASILGPVIDRLRKAQSLRESEEQFRRIVETVRDYAIFTTDAHDRIDNWFPGAETVFGWAADEVLGQPGSIVFTPEDRERGEDKTEIDTARRDGSAANMRWHQRKDGRRIFIEGAVWALLDGAGVTRGFVKVGQDVTERKHAETALCESEERLRSAVEVGQLGLWDWDVTTGGIFWSDEHFRMEGFAVGEVTPTYEVWASRIHPDDRAQAEAALARAMEERKEYAHEFRVVHPDGSVHWLSGRGRFYYDHDDRPIRMIGAMIETTARREWEERQLVLVAELQHRTFNLMGMIRSMADATIRSSVNLKDFQTRFRNRIEALARVQRLLSRLQSDERVTFGDLIHAELDAIGALDCDKWHVTLDGPHDVRLRSGTVQTFAMAIHELTTNAAKYGALSQPDARLNVRWWVEEREAGQPWLYVDWRETGVTMQPKEAAPRGTGQGRLLIEKALPYQLHAKTTYVMADDGIHCSIALPVSNQSKKETRIVAHELPDFGR comes from the coding sequence ATGTTTCGCAAACAATTGGCCACCCGCGCGTTTCAGGCTGGAGAAAGTCACTCCGCGATCGGCGTACTGAATCGAAAAGCGCGTGAGCGCGGACCTTCTAGCGAAGGTGCTTTCTATTTATTGGATTTCAGGCCCGCTGTGAAAGAAGCTATGGGCCGAGCGCGGTCGGAGGGCCATGTGCTTGAAATTGCAGATATGGTGAAGCGTCAGCGGATGCTGGCTGATTTGGGCGAATTCGCCACTCGTGCCGAAGATCTAGATGAAGTTTTGGTGGAGGTCTGCCGCTTGGTGGCAGAGGCACTTGGCACAGGGCGCGCGTGGGTTTTCGAAATTCAGGAAGACGGGCATGAATTGTTCCTGCGGGCCCGCGCAGGCTGGACAAAGGACGTCTCCGGCCACGTGCACCTTTCAAGCCCCGAGCGGTTGCCTAAAACTTACTGGAACGATGTTCCTGAACCTCTGATCTGCCGCGATATTGCAGAAGAGGCTGGGCTCGGGTTTGCCGAGTTTGTGAAACAGGCCGGAGCCGTCGCTTTCGCAAATGTGCCTATTCTGGTGCCGGGTTGGCGCCCCTATGGCATACTCCAGGTCGACGCTGTGCGCCCTTGTGATTTCCAAGATGGCGACACTCAATTCCTGCGCATCTGTGCATCGATATTAGGACCAGTGATCGATCGCTTGCGAAAGGCTCAAAGTCTCCGCGAAAGCGAGGAGCAATTCAGACGCATCGTCGAGACCGTGCGGGATTACGCAATATTCACGACTGACGCGCACGATCGCATCGATAACTGGTTTCCAGGTGCAGAGACCGTGTTTGGCTGGGCAGCGGATGAGGTGCTAGGGCAGCCTGGTAGCATCGTGTTTACGCCGGAAGATCGGGAACGCGGCGAAGATAAAACGGAGATCGACACCGCACGACGCGATGGTTCTGCTGCGAATATGCGCTGGCATCAGCGTAAGGACGGTCGAAGGATCTTCATCGAAGGCGCCGTCTGGGCGCTCCTAGACGGGGCGGGCGTGACTCGAGGGTTCGTCAAGGTCGGCCAGGATGTCACCGAGCGCAAGCACGCCGAGACGGCGCTTTGCGAGAGCGAGGAGCGGCTCCGCAGCGCTGTCGAGGTGGGCCAACTGGGCCTGTGGGACTGGGACGTCACAACTGGAGGGATTTTCTGGTCCGACGAGCATTTTCGGATGGAAGGTTTTGCTGTCGGTGAGGTCACACCAACCTACGAGGTATGGGCGTCGCGGATTCATCCTGATGACCGGGCGCAAGCCGAGGCTGCGCTTGCCAGGGCAATGGAAGAGCGGAAGGAGTATGCTCACGAATTCAGGGTCGTCCATCCTGATGGCTCGGTTCACTGGTTGTCAGGCCGTGGGCGGTTCTATTATGATCACGACGACCGCCCCATCCGCATGATCGGGGCGATGATAGAAACGACAGCGCGCCGTGAGTGGGAGGAGCGTCAACTGGTGCTGGTGGCGGAGTTGCAGCACCGCACCTTCAATCTCATGGGCATGATACGATCGATGGCCGACGCCACGATCCGTTCAAGCGTCAACCTCAAGGACTTCCAGACGAGGTTTCGCAATAGAATTGAGGCGCTGGCGCGAGTCCAGCGCCTGTTGTCGCGCCTGCAATCGGACGAGAGGGTTACGTTCGGTGATCTGATTCACGCCGAGCTGGATGCAATTGGCGCGCTGGATTGCGACAAGTGGCACGTGACGCTCGATGGGCCTCATGACGTGAGGCTGCGCTCTGGGACGGTACAAACGTTCGCGATGGCTATTCATGAGTTGACGACCAACGCCGCGAAATATGGGGCGCTCAGTCAGCCGGACGCTCGCCTGAACGTGCGATGGTGGGTTGAAGAGCGTGAGGCTGGTCAGCCGTGGCTGTATGTCGATTGGCGCGAAACCGGCGTGACCATGCAGCCCAAGGAAGCAGCACCGCGCGGAACCGGGCAGGGTCGCTTGCTCATCGAAAAGGCACTTCCGTATCAGCTACATGCCAAGACCACCTACGTTATGGCGGACGACGGTATTCACTGCTCCATTGCATTGCCTGTGTCGAACCAGAGCAAGAAGGAGACGCGCATTGTCGCTCACGAACTGCCGGATTTTGGTCGTTGA
- a CDS encoding ATP-binding protein: protein MARQALRESARRRWGLAALLIAALLLVVSAAIVNVSLGSLGQSRDAVGRTNSILRHTNELQAALRAAEAGQRRYLRTGEAPSLSRYEQSVRRMGVQIAILKATTRHPPQVARLNRIVAQVYARQAELAARATGSAPLPTAATEEALLDGMDTMFERFKRYQRERFADLVSLEARRARQTTIAAAASGFLSLFSAILGIYLIFRQRTADAIIRYSIALEEQVEERTRDLREVNRELDAFAYTISHDLRAPLRAIHGYSDALIEDYGELLPEEGRRFAGAMTAAALRMDTLIEDILAYTRKARREIKVTVVSLDEVVERACRDLLTIATGSPKVHVRLPLGFVVGQAAVLRQVIDNLLSNSLKFVVPGTEACVVVRSERIETCRRLWIEDNGIGIAGSHEERIFEPFERLHGIEAYPGTGIGLAIVRRGVERMGGKCGVESEPGCGSRFWIDLKAAEQEEEAG, encoded by the coding sequence GTGGCGCGCCAGGCCCTGCGCGAGAGCGCGCGACGCCGGTGGGGGCTTGCTGCGCTGCTGATCGCCGCGCTGTTGCTGGTGGTGAGCGCGGCGATCGTGAACGTGAGTCTTGGCTCTCTCGGCCAGTCCAGGGATGCAGTGGGGCGCACGAATTCGATTCTGCGACACACCAATGAACTGCAGGCCGCTCTTCGCGCCGCAGAAGCCGGGCAGCGCCGTTATCTTCGCACCGGCGAAGCGCCGTCGCTGTCGCGATACGAGCAGTCTGTACGGCGTATGGGGGTCCAGATCGCCATTCTCAAAGCCACAACTCGACACCCCCCGCAAGTTGCTCGCCTGAACCGGATCGTGGCGCAAGTCTACGCTCGTCAGGCGGAGCTCGCCGCACGTGCAACGGGTTCGGCGCCGTTGCCCACGGCCGCTACGGAAGAAGCACTGCTCGACGGAATGGACACGATGTTTGAGCGCTTTAAGCGCTACCAGCGCGAACGATTTGCCGACCTCGTGTCCCTCGAAGCACGACGGGCGCGACAGACCACCATTGCGGCGGCTGCCTCGGGTTTTTTGTCGCTGTTCAGCGCAATTCTCGGCATCTATCTGATCTTTCGCCAGCGGACGGCTGACGCGATCATCCGCTACAGCATTGCCCTCGAGGAACAGGTGGAAGAACGCACCCGCGATCTGCGCGAGGTCAATCGCGAGCTCGACGCATTTGCCTACACCATCAGCCACGATCTCCGCGCGCCGCTGCGCGCGATCCACGGCTATTCGGACGCACTGATCGAGGATTATGGTGAGCTTCTGCCCGAAGAGGGGCGCCGGTTTGCCGGCGCGATGACGGCCGCGGCGCTGCGGATGGATACGCTGATCGAGGATATTCTCGCATACACGCGCAAGGCTCGGCGAGAGATCAAGGTAACCGTCGTTTCGCTCGACGAGGTCGTCGAGCGGGCTTGCCGCGACCTGCTTACTATCGCCACGGGGTCACCGAAGGTCCATGTTCGCCTCCCGCTCGGTTTCGTGGTTGGCCAAGCCGCCGTGCTGCGGCAGGTGATTGACAATCTTCTTTCAAACTCGCTCAAGTTCGTCGTGCCCGGCACGGAAGCCTGCGTGGTCGTGCGATCCGAACGCATCGAAACCTGCCGGCGGTTGTGGATTGAGGACAACGGGATCGGCATTGCCGGTAGCCACGAAGAGCGCATTTTCGAACCGTTCGAGCGGCTGCACGGAATAGAAGCCTATCCGGGTACCGGGATAGGCCTCGCGATAGTTCGCCGCGGGGTGGAGCGGATGGGCGGCAAGTGCGGCGTGGAATCCGAGCCTGGATGCGGTAGCCGCTTCTGGATCGACCTAAAGGCGGCGGAGCAGGAGGAAGAGGCTGGATGA
- a CDS encoding sensor histidine kinase, protein MAPNDRRFVWSQASFQECAIRILFLDDDPDARTLAVRAVLQEFAGAEALEAADRASLLRQLDAGPVDILVTDYDLRWTDGFAVFDLAIARHPNCVAVMFTGTGNEALAVRAMKTGFADYVVKSPGQLRRLANGVRMAYERAAERRLLQDNREILRKELYHRLHNNLQIIISLMALTLRGLVEPRDKKQVRALIRRVQSFSLLQERFYRSEDLRSIDIGAFISGLVQEFDAGEPNIDFVTEIEPMSMSIDEAVPVGLIANELLMEVRATAATAQLVTMSLRATSDGGELHIFAPDAAEDRSPSGLGIDLVQRLASQIGATVIRQVTVAGIETRVSFVA, encoded by the coding sequence TTGGCACCAAACGATCGCCGGTTCGTTTGGAGCCAAGCCTCTTTTCAGGAATGTGCTATTCGGATCCTCTTTCTCGACGACGACCCGGATGCGCGCACGCTCGCGGTGCGAGCGGTCCTTCAAGAGTTTGCCGGCGCCGAGGCTTTGGAGGCTGCGGATCGGGCAAGCCTCCTGCGTCAGCTAGATGCCGGACCCGTGGACATTCTGGTTACCGACTATGATCTTCGCTGGACCGATGGCTTCGCCGTGTTCGACCTTGCAATCGCCCGGCACCCGAATTGCGTTGCGGTCATGTTCACCGGGACCGGTAACGAGGCGTTGGCGGTCCGGGCTATGAAGACCGGCTTTGCTGATTACGTCGTCAAATCGCCAGGGCAATTGCGACGCTTGGCGAACGGCGTCCGCATGGCTTATGAACGCGCCGCCGAACGCCGCTTGCTACAGGATAATCGGGAGATTTTGCGGAAGGAGCTCTATCATCGGCTTCACAACAATCTGCAGATCATTATCAGCTTGATGGCGCTGACGCTTAGGGGACTCGTCGAGCCACGGGACAAGAAGCAGGTGCGCGCCCTTATCCGCCGAGTCCAGTCGTTCAGCCTTTTGCAGGAACGGTTCTACCGCTCGGAGGATTTGCGTTCGATCGATATCGGCGCGTTCATCTCGGGACTCGTGCAGGAGTTCGATGCGGGCGAACCGAATATCGACTTCGTTACGGAGATCGAGCCCATGTCTATGTCAATCGACGAAGCGGTCCCTGTCGGCCTCATCGCCAATGAACTGCTGATGGAAGTTCGCGCAACGGCCGCGACCGCACAGCTCGTCACGATGAGCTTGCGAGCGACCAGCGACGGGGGAGAGCTGCATATTTTCGCTCCCGACGCCGCGGAGGATCGAAGCCCTTCGGGACTGGGCATAGATCTGGTGCAGCGTTTGGCGAGCCAGATCGGCGCGACCGTTATCCGCCAGGTCACGGTTGCCGGGATTGAGACACGCGTGAGCTTCGTTGCATGA
- a CDS encoding response regulator codes for MTRPLRVLVVEDEVLIADYVAISLEDAGHEVVGICDCADPALSLLRETKPDVVVLDIRINGHVDGVDLALRMQAEGLATSHLFITGSGDPETKARALATGPIAFLQKPVNVRQLEAILATVRVSTSRRC; via the coding sequence ATGACCCGCCCTCTGCGCGTTCTGGTAGTTGAGGACGAAGTCCTGATCGCCGACTATGTTGCGATCTCGCTTGAGGATGCGGGTCACGAGGTGGTCGGGATATGCGACTGCGCCGATCCCGCGCTCTCGCTTCTGCGCGAGACAAAGCCTGATGTCGTCGTATTGGATATCCGCATTAACGGCCATGTCGATGGCGTCGATCTCGCTTTGAGGATGCAAGCAGAAGGTCTGGCGACAAGCCACCTGTTCATCACCGGCTCGGGCGACCCAGAGACAAAGGCCCGGGCCTTGGCGACCGGCCCGATTGCCTTCCTTCAAAAGCCAGTCAACGTCAGACAGCTCGAGGCAATACTGGCGACTGTAAGAGTGTCGACCAGCAGGCGGTGTTGA
- a CDS encoding DUF5597 domain-containing protein, producing MTAAFRDRRLQGRRAVAGFSRARHLFRGLRELVVAICPSQYARRDNPLLVPEARGGAAGAANALFSYGTLKAIGFSPFGIDGQGVVLQGDASIGLSAAGDGDPAMAALYGQLAPLAPMILQKQADGQITTVIMEGGAQRAGRGRIGDYIVNMSRASDPKGDVDQMSRIAAMFMQTAADEFIVVGSGDSQLSFTTERPGAPIVGIESIDEQLLKDGRMVTGRRLNGDETGQGQSLRLFSGDAANRKVYRVRLYRYR from the coding sequence TTGACCGCTGCCTTTCGCGATCGACGTCTACAAGGCCGGCGCGCCGTCGCTGGATTTTCTCGCGCCCGACATTTATTTCGAGGACTACGTGAATTGGTCGTCGCAATATGCCCGTCGCAATATGCCCGTCGCGACAATCCGTTGCTGGTCCCGGAGGCGCGGGGCGGAGCAGCCGGTGCGGCCAACGCACTCTTCAGCTACGGCACGCTTAAGGCGATTGGCTTCTCGCCCTTTGGTATCGATGGTCAGGGCGTGGTGCTTCAGGGCGACGCCAGCATCGGGCTCAGCGCCGCCGGCGACGGGGACCCGGCAATGGCCGCGCTCTATGGACAGCTTGCACCCCTTGCTCCGATGATCCTTCAGAAACAGGCGGACGGCCAGATCACCACCGTCATCATGGAAGGCGGCGCACAACGCGCTGGTCGCGGTCGGATTGGCGACTACATCGTGAATATGAGCCGGGCGAGCGACCCCAAGGGGGACGTCGATCAGATGAGCCGCATCGCCGCAATGTTCATGCAGACAGCGGCAGACGAGTTCATCGTCGTTGGCAGCGGCGATTCGCAGCTTAGCTTCACTACGGAACGCCCCGGTGCGCCGATCGTCGGGATCGAGAGTATCGACGAACAGCTTTTGAAGGACGGCCGGATGGTGACGGGCCGGCGCCTCAACGGCGATGAAACCGGCCAAGGTCAGTCGCTGCGCCTATTTTCCGGGGATGCCGCCAACCGTAAGGTCTATCGGGTTCGATTGTATCGGTACCGCTGA